The Halocalculus aciditolerans genome includes a window with the following:
- a CDS encoding sodium:solute symporter family protein has protein sequence MEPQTVSLGWYIVALTAVALAVMLGIGWYSYRKSVGADLDDFFSASKSLGFIVISLSIFADSYSGNSFLGYSAATYRSGAWFLAYPQFMVAGVIGALIIAPPLVNLGQKWNYTSPIDYLEHRFDSRVAFVALLFMIWGTFIQFTEQFFAMGYLGEVASGGLVPYQAVIVIFGLVILAYVGLGGFRGTALSAAVQGALMLFALFLMLVLVGTLGGFSAQITTIWQTAPSKLTLPSTSTMGGWYSIVILVLLGLPTYLHIQQFYLGIDNAADLKTTFRLQAPIFFFAAITLWGLGLFGAGIFPGLSGVQADQLVPYLLGAYVNTAGGKLLPSLISLGVIMATLSTAGAAVMVLSMAVAKDTYKRFVNPDASDARVIWMSRAFLAVFLALALAIAFTPDSTIWSWTKLKFEFLLQATPVFLFGLYSARVKSTPALAGMFVGCATAVGLYAAGVSIPFDLSAGIVGLVLNSAVFVGWSYASGRDAETERARDILEYNSIEFPGEPQEAEYVLPAQRKVFWVGLAVVLALLVPWYAPESWNAQAAFGLPIWVWVILGAVILETLFVVFGTLIWRERGDVDGTRTTAAASSDD, from the coding sequence ATGGAACCACAGACCGTCTCCCTCGGCTGGTACATCGTCGCGCTCACCGCCGTCGCGCTCGCGGTGATGCTCGGCATCGGCTGGTACTCCTACCGGAAGAGCGTCGGCGCTGACCTCGACGACTTCTTCTCCGCGAGCAAGTCGCTCGGGTTCATCGTCATCTCGCTCTCCATCTTCGCCGACTCCTACAGCGGGAACTCCTTCCTCGGATACTCCGCCGCGACCTACCGCTCGGGCGCGTGGTTCCTCGCCTACCCCCAGTTCATGGTCGCCGGCGTCATCGGCGCGCTCATCATCGCGCCGCCGCTCGTCAACCTCGGCCAGAAGTGGAACTACACCTCGCCCATCGACTACCTCGAACACCGCTTCGACTCCCGGGTCGCCTTCGTCGCGCTCCTCTTCATGATCTGGGGGACGTTCATCCAGTTCACCGAGCAGTTCTTCGCGATGGGCTACCTCGGCGAGGTCGCGTCCGGCGGCCTCGTCCCCTATCAGGCCGTCATCGTCATCTTCGGCCTCGTCATCCTCGCCTACGTCGGCCTCGGCGGGTTCCGCGGCACCGCGCTCTCCGCCGCCGTCCAGGGCGCGCTCATGCTCTTCGCGCTCTTCCTCATGCTCGTCCTCGTCGGCACCCTCGGCGGGTTCTCCGCGCAGATCACGACCATCTGGCAGACCGCGCCGTCGAAACTCACGCTCCCCTCGACGTCGACGATGGGCGGCTGGTACAGCATCGTCATCCTCGTCCTCCTCGGCCTCCCCACCTACCTCCACATCCAGCAGTTCTACCTCGGCATCGACAACGCCGCCGACCTCAAGACGACCTTCCGCCTCCAGGCCCCCATCTTCTTCTTCGCCGCCATCACCCTCTGGGGGCTCGGCCTCTTCGGCGCGGGCATCTTCCCCGGGCTCTCCGGCGTCCAAGCCGACCAGCTCGTCCCCTACCTCCTCGGCGCGTACGTCAACACCGCCGGCGGGAAACTCCTCCCCTCCCTCATCTCCCTCGGCGTCATCATGGCGACGCTCTCTACCGCCGGCGCGGCCGTCATGGTCCTCTCCATGGCCGTCGCGAAAGACACCTACAAGCGCTTCGTCAACCCCGACGCCTCCGACGCTCGCGTCATCTGGATGAGCCGCGCCTTCCTCGCCGTCTTCCTCGCGCTCGCCCTCGCCATCGCCTTCACGCCCGACAGCACCATCTGGAGCTGGACGAAGCTCAAGTTCGAATTCCTCCTCCAGGCCACCCCGGTCTTCCTCTTCGGCCTCTACTCCGCCCGCGTGAAGAGCACGCCCGCGCTCGCCGGCATGTTCGTCGGCTGCGCGACCGCCGTCGGCCTCTACGCCGCCGGCGTCTCCATCCCCTTCGACCTGAGCGCCGGCATCGTCGGCCTCGTCCTCAACTCCGCCGTCTTCGTCGGCTGGAGCTACGCCTCCGGCCGCGACGCCGAGACCGAACGCGCCCGCGACATCCTGGAGTACAACTCCATCGAGTTCCCCGGCGAACCCCAGGAAGCCGAGTACGTCCTCCCCGCCCAGCGCAAAGTCTTCTGGGTCGGCCTCGCCGTCGTCCTCGCGCTCCTCGTCCCCTGGTACGCCCCCGAATCCTGGAACGCACAGGCCGCCTTCGGCCTCCCCATCTGGGTCTGGGTCATCCTCGGCGCAGTCATCCTCGAAACGCTCTTCGTCGTCTTCGGCACCCTCATCTGGCGCGAACGCGGCGACGTCGACGGGACGCGAACGACCGCCGCCGCCTCCAGCGACGACTGA
- a CDS encoding LeuA family protein gives MVAFKDLTLREGSQVPGLEISADAGRRVLDRLADLGVDCVEVSFPRAHAREEWFRHADDRGLRTAALARAVPGDVDAALAVDPDEVEVIVSTSDRQLEHALGKTRAEAREMLVENVARALDGGVHVGVTLMDAMRADHDFLPDVARAAVDAGASHVTLADTTGAGTPSCVEETVGVVADAVGHDAAVAVHTHDDMGVATANAAAGVDAGATRVDATVGGIGERAGNAPLEEVAVLLRERGDDLALALDELAPAGRAVHDALGVDIPPAKPVLGERAYRHESGMHTAAMLDDPGTYEPFDPATYGATRDLRFGTDTGRGAVRALLRDAGVDPTEDAVAAALDRIRDAAEARGNPLPEADARDLLDDQ, from the coding sequence ATGGTCGCGTTCAAGGACCTCACGCTCCGCGAGGGCTCGCAGGTCCCCGGCCTGGAGATCTCGGCCGACGCGGGCCGCCGCGTCCTCGACCGGCTCGCCGACCTCGGCGTCGACTGCGTCGAAGTCTCCTTCCCGCGAGCGCACGCCCGCGAGGAGTGGTTCCGGCACGCCGACGACCGCGGCCTCCGCACCGCCGCGCTCGCCCGCGCCGTCCCCGGCGACGTCGACGCCGCGCTCGCCGTCGACCCCGACGAGGTCGAAGTCATCGTCAGCACCTCCGACCGCCAGCTCGAACACGCCCTCGGAAAGACGCGCGCGGAAGCCCGCGAGATGCTCGTCGAGAACGTCGCACGCGCGCTCGACGGCGGCGTCCACGTCGGCGTGACGCTGATGGACGCGATGCGCGCCGACCACGACTTCCTCCCCGACGTCGCGCGCGCCGCCGTCGACGCCGGCGCGTCCCACGTCACCCTCGCCGACACCACCGGCGCGGGCACGCCCTCCTGCGTCGAGGAGACCGTCGGTGTCGTCGCCGACGCCGTCGGCCACGACGCCGCGGTCGCCGTCCACACCCACGACGACATGGGCGTCGCCACCGCGAACGCCGCCGCCGGCGTCGACGCCGGCGCGACCCGCGTCGACGCCACCGTCGGCGGTATCGGCGAACGCGCCGGGAACGCCCCCCTCGAAGAAGTCGCCGTCCTCCTCCGCGAACGCGGCGACGACCTCGCGCTCGCCCTCGACGAACTCGCCCCCGCCGGACGCGCCGTCCACGACGCCCTCGGCGTCGACATCCCGCCCGCGAAACCCGTCCTCGGCGAGCGCGCCTACCGCCACGAGAGCGGCATGCACACCGCCGCCATGCTCGACGACCCCGGCACCTACGAACCCTTCGACCCCGCCACTTACGGCGCGACCCGCGACCTCCGATTCGGCACCGACACCGGCCGCGGTGCCGTCCGCGCCCTCCTCCGCGACGCCGGCGTCGACCCCACCGAGGACGCCGTCGCCGCCGCGCTCGACCGCATCCGCGACGCCGCCGAAGCACGCGGCAACCCCCTCCCCGAAGCCGACGCCCGCGACCTCCTCGACGACCAATAA
- a CDS encoding CaiB/BaiF CoA transferase family protein, with translation MTDSRQPAAGAERNGPLSDLRVLELGNIVAGPFAASVLADLGAEVVKIERPDGGDSIRSSGDTGDAIFDAINRNKRSIALDLKDDDDIDALYDLVDAADVFVENLGRGTPERLGIGAETLRERNPELIYLSIKGFQEGPYGDYAGMDVVAEAMSGLMSVTGEPGRQPVRVGTSIADMGAAIYGVLGVMVALRERDRTGEGQRVDGTLFESAAHWMGYWLTYADRFGDDPEPLGASHPSWGLYDVFETDAGWLFVGVTNDRHWEAFCDAADLRGLRDDERFATAADRRANKQALLETVQERLRGGDRAALFDALADAGVPAAPVNDPSDLADDPGLDAAGSLARFHATHDGESVPEQTVMAPVSGERFGPEQYRDPPDIGEHTEEILRDWLLSDEEQETLAAEGGDD, from the coding sequence GTGACTGACTCACGCCAGCCAGCGGCGGGAGCGGAGCGGAACGGCCCGCTCAGCGACCTCCGCGTCCTCGAACTCGGAAACATCGTCGCCGGGCCGTTCGCGGCGTCCGTCCTCGCCGACCTCGGCGCGGAAGTCGTCAAGATCGAACGCCCCGACGGCGGCGACTCCATCCGGTCGTCCGGCGACACCGGCGACGCCATCTTCGACGCCATCAACCGCAACAAGCGCTCCATCGCCCTCGACCTCAAGGACGACGACGACATCGACGCGCTCTACGACCTCGTCGACGCCGCAGACGTCTTCGTCGAGAACCTCGGCCGCGGCACGCCCGAACGCCTCGGTATCGGCGCGGAGACGCTCCGCGAGCGCAACCCCGAACTCATCTACCTCTCCATCAAGGGCTTTCAAGAGGGCCCGTACGGCGACTACGCCGGCATGGACGTCGTCGCCGAAGCGATGTCCGGGTTGATGAGCGTCACCGGCGAACCCGGCCGCCAGCCCGTCCGCGTCGGCACCTCCATCGCCGACATGGGCGCGGCCATCTACGGCGTCCTCGGCGTCATGGTCGCCCTCCGCGAGCGCGACCGCACCGGCGAGGGCCAGCGCGTCGACGGCACGCTCTTCGAATCCGCCGCCCACTGGATGGGGTACTGGCTCACCTACGCCGACCGATTCGGCGACGACCCCGAACCCCTCGGCGCGTCCCACCCGAGCTGGGGGCTCTACGACGTCTTCGAGACGGACGCCGGCTGGCTCTTCGTCGGCGTGACGAACGACCGCCACTGGGAGGCGTTCTGCGACGCCGCCGACCTCCGCGGGCTCCGCGACGACGAGCGGTTCGCCACCGCCGCCGACCGCCGAGCGAACAAACAGGCGCTCCTCGAAACGGTCCAAGAGCGCCTCCGCGGCGGCGACCGCGCGGCGCTCTTCGACGCGCTCGCCGACGCCGGCGTGCCCGCCGCACCCGTCAACGACCCCTCCGACCTCGCCGACGACCCCGGCCTCGACGCCGCCGGCTCCCTCGCGCGCTTCCACGCCACCCACGACGGCGAGTCCGTCCCCGAACAGACCGTCATGGCCCCCGTCTCCGGCGAGCGCTTCGGCCCCGAACAGTACCGCGACCCGCCCGACATCGGCGAACACACGGAAGAAATCCTCCGCGACTGGCTCCTCTCGGACGAAGAGCAGGAGACGCTCGCCGCCGAAGGAGGGGACGACTGA
- a CDS encoding IclR family transcriptional regulator → MESGSNRTVGAVETAFAVVRELEARGPCGVTALADAMDLPKSTVHKHLATLVDEGYVRRRDGRYRVGFKFLQHGGVVRDRCRLYTFGRPKVESLVDDVSEMVILSIREGDRGVFLFRSNDRYNLKESLPMGARFNLHSNGAGKAMLAASSDAFVRDLADAGLPAETPETITDPDVLFAEVERVREAGYALNHGERDSGVQAVSAPIRDAATGDVGAISISVPSGSPAVDHLDGEYAEAVQRAASELTLQLEHS, encoded by the coding sequence ATGGAATCAGGGTCGAATCGAACGGTCGGAGCGGTGGAGACGGCGTTCGCGGTCGTGCGGGAGCTCGAAGCGCGGGGGCCGTGCGGCGTGACGGCGCTCGCGGACGCGATGGACCTCCCGAAGAGCACGGTGCACAAACACCTCGCGACGCTCGTCGACGAGGGGTACGTGCGACGGCGCGACGGCCGGTACCGCGTCGGCTTCAAGTTCCTCCAGCACGGCGGCGTCGTCCGCGACCGCTGCCGGCTCTACACGTTCGGCCGGCCGAAGGTCGAATCGCTCGTCGACGACGTGAGCGAGATGGTCATCCTCTCCATCCGCGAGGGCGACCGCGGCGTCTTCCTCTTCCGGTCGAACGACCGCTACAACCTCAAGGAGTCGCTGCCGATGGGCGCGCGCTTCAACCTCCACTCGAACGGCGCGGGGAAGGCGATGCTCGCCGCGTCGAGCGACGCGTTCGTCCGCGACCTCGCCGACGCCGGCCTCCCCGCGGAAACTCCGGAGACCATCACTGACCCGGACGTCCTCTTCGCGGAAGTCGAGCGCGTGCGAGAAGCCGGCTACGCGCTCAACCACGGCGAGCGAGACAGCGGCGTGCAGGCCGTCAGCGCGCCCATCCGGGACGCCGCGACCGGCGACGTCGGCGCGATCAGCATCTCCGTCCCGAGCGGCTCGCCCGCCGTCGACCACCTCGACGGAGAGTACGCCGAAGCCGTCCAGCGCGCCGCCAGCGAACTCACTCTCCAGCTCGAACACAGCTGA
- a CDS encoding M20 family metallopeptidase: MDTDAREELVALARDLVRLDSENPPGEEGECARFVRDWLESEDIDAELVGDPGRPSVGARVGDPDGPTLVLNGHLDVVPAGDEAEWTHDPYAGVVEDGRLYGRGSADMKGNLALAMLALRDLRDAIDADTRGGSVVFHAAMGEETGEPGTESLLDAGYTGDYGLVLEPTDFRVATSAKGLVCYELTVHGDPSHASRPDQGRNAVLAARALVDAIETYDAALRERADDLVGTAYANITRYAAGLDGNLGVLPENATVVLDRRVLPGESISTVRAEVDDLAADLDVPVSVAEIQRYEPARVPVDCALAELVRDRVAAATGRRPDPWGIEAATDVRNLVNDADVEAVTWGPGNLAQAHTYDEHVALDDLETGYDVLRGVAADLLD, translated from the coding sequence ATGGACACCGACGCTCGGGAGGAACTCGTCGCGCTCGCCCGCGACCTCGTCCGACTGGACTCCGAGAACCCGCCCGGCGAGGAGGGCGAGTGCGCGCGGTTCGTCCGCGACTGGCTCGAGAGCGAGGACATCGACGCCGAACTGGTCGGCGACCCCGGCCGGCCGAGCGTCGGCGCGCGCGTCGGCGACCCCGACGGACCGACGCTCGTGCTGAACGGCCACCTCGACGTCGTTCCCGCCGGCGACGAGGCCGAGTGGACGCACGACCCCTACGCCGGCGTCGTCGAGGACGGTCGGCTCTACGGCCGCGGGAGCGCCGACATGAAGGGCAACCTCGCGCTCGCGATGCTCGCGCTCCGCGACCTCCGCGACGCCATCGACGCCGACACCCGCGGCGGCAGCGTCGTCTTCCACGCCGCGATGGGCGAAGAGACCGGCGAACCCGGCACGGAATCCCTCCTCGACGCCGGCTACACCGGCGACTACGGCCTCGTCCTCGAACCCACGGACTTCCGCGTCGCCACGAGCGCGAAAGGCCTCGTCTGCTACGAACTCACCGTCCACGGCGACCCCTCGCACGCCAGCCGCCCCGACCAGGGCCGGAACGCCGTGCTCGCCGCTCGCGCGCTCGTCGACGCCATCGAGACCTACGACGCGGCCCTCCGCGAGCGCGCGGACGACCTCGTCGGGACGGCGTACGCCAACATCACGCGGTACGCCGCCGGCCTCGACGGCAACCTCGGCGTCCTCCCCGAAAACGCGACGGTCGTCCTCGACCGCCGCGTCCTCCCCGGCGAATCCATTTCGACTGTCCGCGCGGAGGTCGACGACCTCGCCGCCGACCTCGACGTCCCCGTCTCCGTCGCGGAGATACAGCGCTACGAGCCCGCACGCGTCCCCGTCGACTGCGCCCTCGCCGAACTCGTCCGCGACCGCGTGGCCGCCGCGACCGGCCGCCGCCCCGACCCGTGGGGCATCGAGGCCGCGACCGACGTCCGCAACCTCGTCAACGACGCCGACGTCGAGGCGGTCACGTGGGGGCCGGGGAACCTCGCGCAGGCCCACACCTACGACGAACACGTCGCCCTCGACGACCTCGAAACCGGCTACGACGTCCTCCGCGGCGTCGCCGCCGACCTCCTCGACTGA
- a CDS encoding oxidoreductase, translating to MSDRDGWTPAAMASQSGRTVVVTGANSGLGFEATEVFAAKGAHVVMACRSAERGADARREIERGLPGASLTVRELDLGDLDSVASFAEWFESTYDALHVLCNNAGVMAIPRSETTDGFETQFGVNHLGHFALTARLLPSLKRTTGEARVVTQSSALHENGEIDFDDLQGEASYDKWAAYGRSKLANLLFAYELDRRLRAASASVTSVACHPGYASTNLQRRGPEAEGSRVRALLMRAANAVLAQSAERGAWPLLYAATDPDIDGGEYVGPGGFRNMRGRPDVQASSERSEDEATARRLWSVSEALTGVAVDLPDPD from the coding sequence ATGTCGGACAGGGATGGGTGGACGCCGGCGGCGATGGCGTCGCAGTCGGGGCGAACAGTCGTCGTGACGGGCGCGAACAGCGGCCTCGGCTTCGAGGCGACGGAGGTGTTCGCCGCGAAGGGCGCGCACGTCGTGATGGCGTGCCGGAGCGCGGAGCGCGGCGCGGACGCGAGGCGGGAGATCGAGCGCGGTCTTCCGGGGGCGTCGCTCACGGTGCGCGAACTCGACCTCGGCGACCTCGACTCGGTCGCGTCGTTCGCCGAGTGGTTCGAGTCGACGTACGACGCGCTGCACGTGCTCTGTAACAACGCGGGCGTGATGGCGATTCCGCGCTCGGAGACGACGGACGGGTTCGAGACGCAGTTCGGCGTGAACCACCTCGGGCACTTCGCGCTCACCGCGCGCCTCCTCCCCTCGTTGAAGCGGACGACGGGAGAGGCGCGCGTCGTGACGCAGTCGAGCGCGCTCCACGAGAACGGCGAAATCGACTTCGACGACCTGCAGGGCGAGGCGTCCTACGATAAGTGGGCGGCGTACGGGCGGTCGAAGCTCGCGAACCTCCTCTTCGCGTACGAGCTCGACCGGCGGCTGCGCGCGGCGTCGGCGAGCGTGACGAGCGTCGCCTGCCACCCGGGCTACGCGTCGACGAACCTCCAGCGCCGCGGCCCCGAGGCGGAGGGGAGTCGCGTCCGCGCGCTCCTGATGCGGGCCGCGAACGCCGTGCTCGCGCAGAGCGCGGAGCGGGGCGCGTGGCCGCTGCTCTACGCCGCGACGGACCCGGACATCGACGGCGGCGAGTACGTCGGGCCGGGCGGCTTCCGGAACATGCGCGGCCGCCCCGACGTCCAGGCGTCGAGCGAGCGCTCCGAGGACGAGGCGACCGCCCGCCGCCTCTGGTCGGTCTCCGAGGCCCTCACCGGCGTCGCCGTCGACCTCCCCGATCCGGACTAG
- a CDS encoding UbiA family prenyltransferase, with product MDGPTPSESSIATTLFATGKRAKDAFVYSSAYLAVITMIEVALASVALSVPFTPAVAVGGLVTFAIYAHDRVADADTDAVSNPDQAAFVRRHQNVLYNLASAAYGLAVAVSILGGPLALATTLMPGVFALLYSTDVLGGLGTPVKRLKDVLLVNTVVVSLAWAVLLTFLPLAFADAAFSPAVAVVFAYFFLATFVNVEIPNVRDIEGDIAIGVRTLPTVLGVSRTRKLLYAVNLVMAGLVAFALVSGFFVTGIVAAFLVSLAYTIGVTAFLGRTTDDGRLTAYAEFKSIVAAAALVVVAL from the coding sequence GTGGACGGGCCGACCCCGTCCGAGTCCAGCATCGCAACCACCCTCTTCGCGACCGGGAAACGCGCGAAAGACGCGTTCGTCTACAGCTCCGCGTACCTCGCCGTCATCACGATGATCGAGGTCGCGCTCGCCTCCGTCGCGCTCTCCGTCCCCTTCACGCCCGCCGTCGCCGTCGGCGGCCTCGTCACGTTCGCCATCTACGCCCACGACCGCGTCGCCGACGCCGACACCGACGCCGTCTCGAACCCAGACCAGGCCGCGTTCGTCCGCCGCCACCAGAACGTCCTCTACAACCTCGCGTCCGCCGCCTACGGCCTCGCCGTCGCCGTCTCCATCCTCGGCGGCCCGCTCGCCCTCGCCACCACGCTCATGCCCGGCGTCTTCGCGCTCCTCTACTCCACGGACGTCCTCGGCGGCCTCGGCACGCCCGTGAAACGCCTCAAGGACGTCCTCCTCGTCAACACCGTCGTCGTCTCCCTCGCGTGGGCCGTCCTCCTCACCTTCCTCCCGCTCGCGTTCGCCGACGCCGCCTTCAGCCCTGCCGTCGCCGTCGTCTTCGCCTACTTCTTCCTCGCCACCTTCGTCAACGTCGAAATCCCGAACGTCCGCGACATCGAGGGCGACATCGCCATCGGCGTCCGCACCCTCCCCACCGTCCTCGGCGTCTCCCGCACCCGTAAGCTCCTCTACGCCGTCAACCTCGTCATGGCCGGCCTCGTCGCGTTCGCGCTCGTCTCCGGCTTCTTCGTCACCGGCATCGTCGCCGCGTTCCTCGTCAGCCTCGCCTACACCATCGGCGTCACCGCGTTCCTCGGCCGAACGACCGACGACGGCCGCCTCACCGCGTACGCCGAGTTCAAATCTATCGTCGCCGCCGCTGCCCTCGTCGTCGTCGCTCTCTGA
- a CDS encoding histidine kinase N-terminal 7TM domain-containing protein, whose amino-acid sequence MPPGILLLVALFASIAVGTTATFLAWRERPEPGALPLAGLLAGQSWWSTCLVFQVQAATLDAKLLWLHLSWVGIAAIPVAWLLFALEYTGHDEYTSPRVVALVSVVPAVTAVLALTGNYHTLLYTDVSVVQQGELTRLARTPGVWYWVAGGYTYILGLLGVIPLLGLVTSDATTFRGQSAALLVGLVVPWATNALYLAGVLPTGGLDPTPIAFAISGVTYLGALTRFRLLGTSPAPNKRARRVVFDRMQAGAIVVDNHDYVVDMNDSAAALLGVNPREALGTPAAALLADYDRIPERGSLQGYLTIDGQAYDVTVTSIENARGSGIGRVVTFHDVSQYLRQQERLKVLNRALRHNVRTETNLIHGYVDRLDGDPEDRQTVKDHVFRIAEISDKAREAIDVFDEARDGRDAASLDALLASAVATVRDDHPDVAVEYETPDDDAPVAVILDTAFTNVVENAAEHNTSDHPCVRVTAECDGDWVHVRVADNGPGIDDYERAVLEEGDETPLRHGSGLGLWIAKWGIDIAGGDVAFTEGDDGGAVVTIDVPVMERP is encoded by the coding sequence TTGCCCCCCGGGATACTGCTACTCGTCGCGCTCTTCGCCTCCATCGCCGTCGGGACGACGGCGACGTTTCTCGCGTGGCGCGAGCGGCCGGAGCCGGGCGCGCTCCCCCTCGCCGGACTCCTCGCCGGGCAGAGCTGGTGGTCCACCTGCCTCGTCTTCCAAGTGCAGGCCGCGACGCTCGACGCGAAGCTCCTCTGGCTCCACCTCTCCTGGGTCGGTATCGCCGCTATCCCCGTCGCGTGGCTCCTCTTCGCCCTCGAATACACCGGCCACGACGAGTACACCAGCCCGCGGGTCGTCGCCCTCGTCTCCGTCGTTCCCGCCGTCACCGCCGTACTCGCGCTGACCGGGAACTACCACACCCTCCTCTACACGGACGTCTCCGTCGTCCAGCAGGGCGAGCTCACCCGGCTCGCGCGCACCCCGGGCGTCTGGTACTGGGTCGCCGGCGGCTACACCTACATCCTCGGCCTGCTCGGCGTCATCCCCCTCCTCGGACTCGTGACGAGCGACGCGACGACGTTCCGCGGGCAGAGCGCCGCGCTCCTCGTCGGCCTCGTCGTCCCGTGGGCGACGAACGCCCTCTACCTCGCCGGCGTCCTCCCCACCGGCGGCCTCGACCCGACGCCCATCGCCTTCGCCATCTCCGGCGTCACCTACCTCGGCGCGCTCACGCGCTTTCGCCTCCTCGGCACCAGCCCCGCGCCGAACAAACGCGCGCGCCGCGTCGTCTTCGACCGCATGCAGGCCGGCGCAATCGTCGTCGACAACCACGACTACGTCGTCGACATGAACGACAGCGCCGCCGCGCTGCTCGGCGTGAATCCCCGGGAGGCGCTCGGCACGCCCGCCGCGGCGCTCCTCGCAGACTACGACCGCATCCCGGAGCGGGGCTCCCTCCAGGGCTACCTCACCATCGACGGGCAGGCCTACGACGTCACCGTCACCAGCATCGAGAACGCCCGGGGGAGCGGCATCGGCCGCGTCGTCACCTTCCACGACGTCAGCCAGTACCTCCGACAGCAGGAGCGCCTGAAAGTCCTCAACCGCGCGCTCCGCCACAACGTCCGCACGGAGACGAACCTCATCCACGGCTACGTCGACCGCCTCGACGGCGACCCCGAGGACCGACAGACCGTCAAAGACCACGTGTTCCGCATCGCCGAGATCAGCGACAAGGCGCGCGAAGCCATCGACGTCTTCGACGAGGCGCGCGACGGCCGCGACGCCGCCAGCCTCGACGCGCTCCTCGCGAGCGCCGTGGCGACCGTCCGCGACGACCACCCGGACGTCGCAGTCGAGTACGAGACGCCGGACGACGACGCGCCGGTCGCCGTCATCCTCGATACGGCGTTCACGAACGTCGTCGAGAACGCCGCGGAGCACAACACGAGCGACCACCCGTGCGTCCGTGTCACCGCCGAGTGCGACGGCGACTGGGTGCACGTCCGCGTCGCCGACAACGGCCCCGGCATCGACGACTACGAGCGCGCCGTCCTCGAAGAGGGCGACGAGACGCCGCTCCGCCACGGCAGCGGCCTCGGCCTCTGGATCGCGAAGTGGGGCATCGACATCGCCGGCGGCGACGTCGCGTTCACCGAAGGCGACGACGGCGGCGCAGTCGTGACAATCGACGTGCCCGTGATGGAGCGCCCGTGA